A stretch of DNA from Mucilaginibacter daejeonensis:
CTCACAACCGTGATCGCCCACACCCTCTACCACTACCGTGGCACCCGAGTTACGCACGGCAAAACGCTCGCCTGCCATACCCCTCACGAACAACTCACCTGAGGTTGCGCCATAAACGGCCACGTTACCGATAATGATATTGTCCTCAGGAACGAAAGGTGCATCGGCCTTTGGATAGATGGCCAGTTGAGCACCCGAAAGGCCCTTGCCCACATAATCATTAGCCTCGCCTTCCAGCTCAAAGGCTATACCTTTGGCCGCAAAAGCGCCAAAGCTTTGACCTGCCGAACCAGTGAACTTGTAATTGATCGTATTTTCGGGTAAACCTGCCGAGCCGTAACGTTTCGATATCTCGTTGCTGAGCAATGTACCCACGGTACGGTCAGTATTCTTCAATTCGAAGGATGCGAACACCGGTGTTTTGTCCTCCAAGGCAGGTTGTGCAGTTTCCAGCAGTTTCCAGTCAATGATGGAATCCATGCCGTGATCCTGCTTTTCGCTGTTGTAAAGCGTGTTGCCTTTGGCGTTGGTCACCGGGTGCAATATGCCTGAAAGGTCTACCTTTTTAGCTTTCCAGCTCTGAATATTATCCTTAACACGCAGGAACTGCACGCGGCCCACCATCTCGTTAATGGTGCGGAAGCCTAACTCGGCCATGATCTCGCGCATGTCCTCTGCCAAAAAGCGGAACAGGTTTACCACATGCTCAGGTTTACCGCTAAACAAGCGGCGCAGATCTGGATCTTGCGTAGCCACACCCACCGGGCAGGTGTTCAAGTGGCATTTACGCATCATGATACATCCGCTGGCAACCAAAGCAGCGGTGGCTACACCCCATTCCTCGGCGCCCAAAAGGGCTGCAATAACCAGGTCACGACCGGTCTTCATTTGTCCGTCGGCCTGTACCACCACGCGGCTGCGCAGTTTGCTGCGTACCAGTGTTTGGTGAGCCTCGGCCAAACCTAACTCCCATGGCAAACCGGCATGTTTGATCGAGCTGATCGGCGATGCACCTGTACCGCCATCATAACCGGCGATCAGTACCACATCGGCATGGGCCTTGGCCACACCGGCGGCAATGGTACCTACACCAGCTTTTGATACCAGCTTTACGTTGATGCGGGCAGCGCGGTTAGCGTTCTTAAGGTCGAATATCAATTGTGCCAGATCCTCTATCGAGTAAATATCGTGGTGGGGAGGAGGCGAGATCAGGCCTACGCCTGGTGTAGAGTGACGGGTCTTGGCGATCCAGGCATCAACCTTATGTCCGGGCAATTGACCGCCCTCGCCTGGTTTAGCGCCTTGCGCCATTTTGATCTGCAACTCATCGGCGTTGGTCAGGTAATTGGATGTTACCCCAAAACGTGCCGAAGCGATCTGTTTGATGGCCGAGCGCATCGAATCGCCGTTGGGCAAACGCTCGTAACGCATCTCGTCCTCACCACCCTCGCCGGTGTTGCTTTTACCGCCAATGCGGTTCATGGCAATGGCCAGCGTGCTGTGTGCCTCGTGCGATATGGAACCGAACGACATAGCACCGGTAGCGAAACGCTTCATGATGCTTTCGGCCGATTCTACCTCATCGATAGAGATCGCCTCACGGTGATGGGTAAAGTCAAGCAAACCACGGATCGTGTAGTGTTTCTCGGTTTGCTCGTTCACTAAACGGGCATAGTTCTTATAAACCTCAAAGTTATTGGTACTGGTAGCATGTTGCAGCAGGTGCACCGTTTGTGGGTTAAACAAGTGTGCTTCGCCACGACGTTTCCATTGGTAGATACCGCCTTCAGGCAATAGCTTTACCTCTCCTTTCGAAGTGCTGAAACCGAACTTATGCTTGGTAAGCGCCTCGCGGGCGATCTCGTCCAAACCTAAGCCGCCAATGCGGGTAACGGCGCCGCTAAAGTAGCGGTCAACCACCTCTTTGTTGAGACCCAGTATCTCGAACTGTTGCGATCCATGGTATGACTGCAAGGTTGAGATACCCATTTTAGAGAATATCTTAAGCAGGCCATAGTTAATGGCCTTCACATAATTCTTTTGTAAGGTCTTGATATCGGCATCCTTATCGATAGCGCCACCGTTCTTTAACGTCTCGATAGTTGAGAGCGCCAAGTAAGGGTTAACGGCCGTAGCACCGAATGCCAGCAAGCAGGCAAAGTGATGTACTTCCCACGCATCGCCTACCTCGGCCACCAAACCTACCGATCCACGACGACCGATCTTCACCAAGTGATGGTGAACAGCCGATACCGCCAGCAATGATGGGATAGCAGCGTGCTCTGAATCCAGCGCACGGTCACTCAGGATCAATACCTCGAAGCCATCATCAACAGCATCTTCGGCATAACGGCACAAGCGCTCGATACCCTTTTGCAACGAACCTGGCTGGCCATCGGCCTTAAAGTAGGTTTGCAGCGTTTTGGCATGGAACAGGCCGGTATCGATACTGCGCAGTTTTTCCAATTGGTGGTTACGCAATATCGGGTGCTTCAGCGCTACGCAATGGCAGTGCATCTTATCCTCATCCAACAAGTTACCGTTGTTGCCGATAAAGGTGGCTAAACTCATTACCAAACGCTCACGGATCGGATCGATCGGCGGGTTGGTCACCTGGGCAAAGAACTGCTTGAAGTAGCTCGACAGATGCTGAGGCTTGTCGCTCAACACGGCCAAAGGCACATCGGTACCCATAGAGCCGATCGGCTCCTGCGCATCGGTAGCCATAGGTTTGATGATGCCGTCCACATCCTCGCGGGTGTAGCCAAACACCTGCTGGTAACGGTATACCGACTCAGGCGACAAGCTTGAGAAGGTGACACGAGGTTCAGACAGATCCTCTAACTTGATCTTATAGTTCTCGAGCCAACGGTCATACGGCTGGCGGGTCGACATTTCGCGTTTGATCTCGTCGTCAGTGATGATCTTGTGTTTCTCTGTATCGATCAGCAGCATTTTGCCGGGCTGTAAACGACCCTTGCTTTCCACGTTGCTGTCGTCAATGGCTAATACGCCGGTCTCTGATGCGGCGATCACTCGGCCATCCTTGGTCACGGTGTAACGCAGCGGGCGGAGTCCGTTACGGTCAAGCAAGGCACCTACCAGCTTACCATCGGTAAAGCTGATGGCGGCCGGGCCATCCCATGGCTGCATAATGGTGGCATGATACTCGTAGAACGCTTTTTTAAGCGGATCCATTTGTTCGTTGCCATCCCATGCCTCAGGGATCAGCATCATCATTACGTGTGGTAATGAGCGGCCCGAGTGCTGTAATATCTCGATGATATTATCCAAACATGCCGAGTCAGACTGGTTGTTATCGATCACTGGCAACAACATCTCCATCTCCTCGCGGCTGAAGTAGTTGGATGCTAATGATTTTACGCTGGAGTAGAACCAGTTAAGGTTACTGGTGAGCGTGTTGATCTCGCCGTTGTGTGCGATCAGGCGGAATGGTTGCGCCAATTTCCATGATGGGAACGTATTGGTAGAGAAACGGGAGTGAATGAGCGCAAAGCCCGATGCCACCCGCGGATCTACCAGGTCAGGGTAATACTGACGCACCTGGTAGGTGGTCACCTGACCTTTATATACGATCGTTTTGCACGAGAACGAGGTAAAGTAAAAGTTATCGCCAACGGCCGGCAGCGTTTCATTAACGGTTTTGTTGATGTAGCGGCGCAGCACGTATAGTTTGCGTTCAAAATCTTCGGCGTTAAGGATGTGGTGCGGTTTAAGCACGAACAGCTGTTCAACATCCGGCTCAGCCGAACGGGCGGTCTCGCCGATCACATCTGAATTTACGGGCACCTTGCGGAAACCCAAAACGGTGATACCCAACTTTTCGGCAGCGGCGTAAATGGCATTACGGCATGCTTTCTTTAACGTTGAGTCCTTTGGAAAAAAGATCATTCCGACCCCATAATCACCAAGCTGTGGCAGGCTCACTTCAATGTCAGAACACTCCTCCATCAGGAACTCATGCGGCAACTGTATCAGTATACCGGCGCCATCACCCGAAAGCGGGTCACAACCGCAGGCTCCTCTATGCTCCATATTCTCGAGCATGGTAAGGGCGTCATGAATGGTCTGGTGCGACTTGTTACCGTTGATATTTACGATAAAGCCGGTGCCGCAGGAGTCGTGCTCAAACTCTGGCCTGTACAAGCCTTTTTGTTCACTTTCTGTTTGATCCATTTGTTAAATTAATATAAGTATAGTTGGGCTATATCTACGAATATACTGATTTTGAATTTTAAACAGAATAAAAATTGCTTTTTTATCAATTTTCAAAATTTTATACCTTTTACGGTAACGATATTTCATTTCTCATAACCCGCTTGGGCGGTTAGGACGCATGCGAGGGGCGTGATCAGGGCTTAGCGGTCCTGCGGCAGGTGCTGGGAAAGGATATCGTCTACCAGGCCTGAAGGATCGGCGAAGAAGTGCTGATAGGTGCGAAATAGTTGTGTTCTGTTGTAGGTCGTCACGTGGATCCCCTCTGCATCCATCTCGAACACCCGCGCATGTGGATAGGATACGATAATAGGCGAATGCGTGGCGATGATGAACTGCGCGCCCTTTAATACCAGCGCGTGCATCAGACCAAGCATCTCCAATTGGCGGGCAGGCGACAAAGCCGCTTCCGGCTCATCTAATATATACAGCCCTTTACCGCTGAACCGGTTGGTGAACAGTGCCCAGAACGATTCGCCATGCGACCGCTCATGTAATGACTTGCCGCCGTAGGACGCGATGACCTTAGGACCAGCCGCCGCGCCGGGTTCATCAATATCCAAATAGTCGATTTTAGAGGCTACATTGAAAAAGCTTTCGGCACGCAAAAAGTAGCCATCGTTGAGTTGTTCTGTATCACGAGTGATCCGTAGTTTTTCATGCAACGGCGAATGTGAAGCGCGGGTAGTAAAATTGAAGTTACGGGTGCCACCTTCAGGGTTAAAGCCGCAGGCCACGGCAATGGCCTCTAATAAGGTGGACTTTCCCGAGCCATTATCACCCACCATGAAGTTAACATGAGGATGAATGCGCAGGGTGTCCGTGTTCTTGAAGAAGGGCAGATCATACGGATACTGATCAGCACGGGCGTTGTCCTTTATAAAGGTGATGTTAGTGATCGTGCCCTTTGCGCTCATGATAAATTAAAGATAGTGTATTGCCGGCATAAGTTTAACTTTGCACCAATGGATACCAAGAAAAAGGCTGTATTTTTAGACCGCGACGGCGTTTTAAATAAAGAATTGGGCGACTATGTTTGCCGACTTGAGGACTTCAAGGTACTTGAGCATAACTTTGCCCCCCTTAAAGAACTGCAAGACCGCGGCTACCTGCTCATCGTGGCCACCAACCAGGGCGGCCTGGCAAAAGGCTGGTATACCGAAGAGCAACTGGCCGAGATGCACCAGCACTTGAAAGATGCGTATGCCCAGCACGGCGTAACCTTCACCGATATCTACTACTGTCCGCATCATCCTAACTTTACCGGCGCTTGCGACTGCCGCAAACCGCAGCCGGGGATGCTACTGAGAGGTATCGCTCAATATAACATCGACCCTGCCCTATCCTATTTTATAGGCGACCGCGAACGCGACGTGGAAGCAGGTACCGCAGCAGGTGTGACCGGCATCCTGATCAACAGCGATCAGCCGATCAGCGAGGTTTTGCATTTGATCAGATAAAGACCGAATCATTCTTTTGAGGTCGCAAGGTCCGACTCTTCGTTCACGCGGTCAGTGATCACGTGAACGATCTTATCCAATTCCTCGGCACATACGTTGATCATACCCATGATCTCTTCCTTCTCTTGTACCGAGTTGGCGTCTTTGGCCAGGTGGATCAATCCCAAAATAGAAGCTACCGGGCGCCTCACCTCGTGCGAGCTTAGCCAGGCGATCTCTTGCAGGGTCTTGTTCTGGTGGATCACGTGTTCCTCTTTCTCCTTACGCTCGGTGATGTTTTGGTATACGGCGATGTATCCCGCATGCGTACCATCGTTCTTGAACAGCGGCGTGTACTCGATCTCGAGCCATTGCTGGCGTTGATCAGGAAGCCGGTGCTGCACCTGTATCATAAAGCTCTCGAAACGACTCTTGCGCTCGGCGATAACGTTGAGCGCCTCTTCCGACACCTGCATGCTGCGTAAGATGTCTATCGTTTTGAAACCGGCCAGATCATCCAGTTTGCGTTGTATGTGGTCTTCAAAGGCTTTGTTCACCCAGGTAATGCGATTATCAGTGTCCATCACCACCACCATGTTATTGACCTTGGTAATGATCTCAGCCAAACGCTTATTCTCCTCGTCCGATCGCTTCAGGTCATCTATATCTTTGATGGCACCGATCAGCCTTATCGGCTCCTGGTGTTCATCATAAATAAAGTATCCCTGATCGTATACATATTTATAGGTGCCATCACCCCGATGGATCCTGTATTCGCACCACCAGTTGGTCTCTTTGTTAGCCAACACTTTTTCCTGACTTTTCACAACCCGCCCAACGTCATCAGGATGAATAAGCGATCGCCACCATTTCAGATCATGCGCAATGCTGTTCTTGTCATAATTGACCAGTTGCGATAAGCTTGTGTTGTAGATAATATGGTCGTTCCGGATATCGTGATCGTAGATGACATCATTAGTGGCCTTTGACACGATGTCGTAGCGCTCCAGTGCCTCTTTCAACCTTATATCCTTCTGCTTTTCTTCGGTGATATCTTCAAAGTACGCTAAAACACCTTCTTGTGTAGGATAGGCAGAAACGCAGAGCCATTTACCCAGCGCTACGGACTTGACCTCGAACTTGGTAGATCTACGTTCATCCAGCACCTTCTTGAATCGGCCAAGCGTACCGCTTTCTATCGAACCATTGATCACCTCAGCGAATCGTTTGCCTACGATGTCAGCCTTTTTCATACCGGTCTCTTCCTCAAAACGTGGGTTCACCTTGGTGATCACCAGGTCATGGTCGAGCGTAAAAAAGGCATCGTTAAGGGTGTTCAACGTATCTTCTAGGGTATATTTGATACGGTTATGTTCCAGCTCGAGTTCCGTGAGATCGGTGATATCCTGCATGGTACCCGTCATCTTGATCGATACATCCACCATCTGCTCTGACCTTGCCATCTGGCGCACATAGCGCACGCGGCCTACCCCATCTATGATCCTGTGCGTGATATCCAGTTCACCTGCGTTGGCAATGGCCTGATCAAGTGCGTGCTCAACATCGGCCCTGTCGTCAGGATGCACCATTTGCAGGTAGAACTTGAACACATCGGCCTTATCAACGGGCTGATGACCGGTCAATGTATATAATTCTTCCGACCATACCATTTCCATTTCGGCCGGGTAAAATTCCCATCCAGCCACCTTGGCTATCTTTTGGGTCTCGCTCAGTTTGATCTGTTTTTCGCGCAGGTCAAGGTTTAGTTTTTTAAGGCGTTGCTCAAAAGTGACATGTGCATCGATATCCTGTGCTATCACCATCACATGCATCTCGTTATTGTAGTTGACCTTTTGCGAACTCACGTTAACATAGGTAAGAGTGCCATTTGCCTTCCGGTGCACCCATGCGCCCGAGCGCCTTACCTCTGTCGACACACTGGCTACCCTTGCTTTCACCACCTCCCTGAATTCCTCGGGCCTGATATCCAGTATGGTCATGCTCAGGAACTGCTCTTCGGTGTATCCATAATTCTCTATCGCACTGCGGTTAACCGACACGATCCTGAGCGTTTTGATATCATAGATCCACATAGGCAATGGATTGCCTTGGTACATATCGCGGTACTGTTTTTCGCGCTCGCTGAGCCTTAGTGTGTGATCATGAACGAGTTTCCAGATGAGCAGGCCGGTGAGCAATACAAATATGATCCCTTTACTGCTACTGATCAGAAACATGGTACGGGCACTCATCTCCTTACCCAAAAAGGCCAGCAATTCATCGCTCAATGCGATCCATATCACGCCTAAAAAGGTATATATCAATGCTATGCGTAATGCCCCGGACCTCATTCTTTTTTCTCAATCTTGGTAGATACATATCGCTGCGTAAAAGCTTGCAGCACGTGCATCAAATATAACATCCTAACTCATATAAATGACGCGTTAGATGCCCTCAGTTCACATTGGTCAAATTATGAACATTGAATGTTAAATTTTGTATTTATAAATACTTGATTATATTTGCCGCAGCTCATCAAACAATGTTAGCTATAAAATGAAAGGTTTGACATTACATCATTTGCATATGCACCATCGCCCCCTGTGGCGATAATAATGATGTATGTTTCTACGTGAAATAACGAACTCCGACCTATTTTATAGTTTAATACCACCCTATTTTGAAAACACTTAAAATAGCCATCCAGAAATCTGGCAGGCTTAATGAAAGATCTGTAGAGCTGCTGAAGAACTGCGGCCTCAATTTCGAGAATTACAAAAGTTCATTGATCTCCCCCGTATCTAACTTCCCGTTAGAGATACTCTTTCTTCGTGACGATGATATACCTGAGTACGTGCAGGATGGCATTGCCGACCTGGGCATCGTGGGTGAGAATGTGATACAGGAAACTCAGGTAGAGGTAAGTTACCTCCAGCGCCTGGGCTTTGGTAAATGCTCGCTCAAGATCGCTGTGCCTAATAACAGCAACATAAACGAGATAGCCGACCTTAACGGCCGTTCCATCGCCACCACCTACCCTAACATCTTAGCCAAACATCTTCAGGATCTTAATATCACGGCCGACATTCGTACCATTTCTGGTTCGGTGGAGATATCGCCCGGTTTGGGGTTGGCCGATGCTATATGCGACCTGGTATCAACTGGTGGCACGCTCAAAAGCAATGGCTTAAAACCATTTGCTGATGTAATGAACAGCGAGGCGATACTGATCGGTGGTAAAGGCTCTGAGAATGACATACTGATACAGGAATTGATCCAACGCATACAGTCGGTGTTGCGTGCCAAAGAGACCAAATATGTGGTGTTGAACGTGGAGCGTGCTAACCTTGACCGTGTATTGGCTTTATTGCCGGGCGTAAAAAGCCCATCAGTAGTTCCATTGGCCGAGTCAGAATGGGTAGCCGTGCATACCGTAATACCGGAGCGCGACTTTTGGGACCGTATCAGCCAGTTAAAACAGGCCGGCGCCCAGGGCATCGTGGTGATGCCGATCGAGAAGATCATATTGTAAACCCCTTCCCTCAAAAAAGGGAATAAAGGGATATTTGTTCATTAACATAAAACCCTCTCCTGCCGAGAGGGTTGAGAGAGTGATATGTTAAAGACCTATAATTATGCCGACCTTGGCGCAGCCGATATAGCCGCACTGGTGCAACGCAATGTTGACCCGGCCAATGAGATACGCACTGTAGTGGAGACCATTATTGCCAACGTACAGCAAAATGGTGATAACGCCCTCCTGGCCTACGCGCAACAATTTGATAAGGTAAAACTAGATAAACTTTACCTGGACAAGGCCGAGCTGGCCGAGATAGCCACTGCCCTGTTGCCTGAGCAACGTACTGCCCTTGAGGTGGCCTACCAAAATATTTGGAAGTTTCATGAAAGCCAGCTGAAGACCGAGGACAAGGTAGAGACCACACCCGGCGTTACCTGCTGGCGCGAGCTACGCCCGATCGAAAAGGTTGGCTTGTATATACCCGGTGGAACCGCCGTGTTGCCCAGCACCTTCTTGATGTTAGGCATACCGGCACGCATTGCAGGTTGCAAGCAGATCGTGGTTTGTTCGCCTCCGGGACAGAACGGTAAGGTGAACGCCTTTATAGCTTACGTGGCGCAGTTGCTCGATATCGACCGCATTTATCTGGCAGGTGGTGCTCAGGCCATTGCTGCTATGGCTTATGGAACCCTAAGCATTACCAAAGTTGACAAGATATTTGGACCTGGAAACCAATTTGTTACTAAGGCAAAGACCATCATCCAAAGCACCACGGTGACCGCCATTGATATGCCTGCTGGTCCATCAGAAGTATTGGTGATCGCTGATGAAACATCTACGCCGGCTTACATCGCTGCTGATCTTTTGGCTCAGGCCGAACACGGCATCGACAGCCAGAGCGTATTGGTAGCCACTAACGCAGAGGTAGTGGAGCAGACCATTGCCGAGCTGGAAAAACAACTGCCGGTATTGCCCCGCGCTGAGATAGCTGCTCAGGCGATAGCTAACTCGTACGCGTTGATCGTGAATGACCTCAAAAAGGCAGTAGCCTTTAGCGACCTATACGCTCCTGAGCATTTGATACTCGCCACTGACAATTGGCAACAGATCACCGGCGACATCGTGAACGCAGGTTCGGTATTTTTGGGTAACCAAACCCCTGAAAGTGTAGGGGACTATGCTTCAGGCACCAATCATACATTGCCTACCAGCGGTTACGCCAGGGCTTACTCTGGTGTCTCGGTCGATTCGTTCGTTAAAAAGATCACTTTCCAGCATCTGACACCCGAGGGACTGCAAAATATAGGTCCGCATGTAGAGATACTGGCTGATCTGGAAGGTTTGCACGCGCACAGGAATGCTGTAGCGGTGAGGACACAACAATAACTATCAACTCCGCCATCGCCAAGAATGAAGCGTTCTCTGGCCTATGAATATCCGATTTTCTGGCCCTCTTCAGAGGTTGCTTCATTTCTCGCAATGACGCTAAAGCTTTAAATACTAATGTTCGACATTAATAAAATACTTCGACCAAACATCAAAACACTCAAGCCATACTCATCCGCACGTGATGAGTTTCAGGGCGAGGCCAGTGTTTATTTGGATGCCAACGAGAATGCCTTTGGCTCTCCCTTGGCAACCAATTATAATCGCTACCCAGATCCATTGCAATACGCTGTTAAAAGGCGCTTGATGGAGATCAAGGGTGTGCCTATCCGCAATATATTTTTGGGCAATGGCAGTGATGAGGCTATAGATATCCTATTCCGCAGCTTTTGTACGCCCGGGGTAGACAATGTGATCCTAGTGCCGCCAACTTACGGTATGTACGAGGTATCGGCCAATATCAATGATGTGGCTACCCGCAAGGTGAACCTTACAACTGAGTATCAGCTTGACCTGGATGGCATAGCTGAAGCGATAGATGACCATACGAAGCTGATTTTCATTTGCTCACCTAATAACCCTACCGGTAACTCGATAGAGCGCGCCGA
This window harbors:
- a CDS encoding D-glycero-alpha-D-manno-heptose-1,7-bisphosphate 7-phosphatase encodes the protein MDTKKKAVFLDRDGVLNKELGDYVCRLEDFKVLEHNFAPLKELQDRGYLLIVATNQGGLAKGWYTEEQLAEMHQHLKDAYAQHGVTFTDIYYCPHHPNFTGACDCRKPQPGMLLRGIAQYNIDPALSYFIGDRERDVEAGTAAGVTGILINSDQPISEVLHLIR
- the hisG gene encoding ATP phosphoribosyltransferase, with the protein product MKTLKIAIQKSGRLNERSVELLKNCGLNFENYKSSLISPVSNFPLEILFLRDDDIPEYVQDGIADLGIVGENVIQETQVEVSYLQRLGFGKCSLKIAVPNNSNINEIADLNGRSIATTYPNILAKHLQDLNITADIRTISGSVEISPGLGLADAICDLVSTGGTLKSNGLKPFADVMNSEAILIGGKGSENDILIQELIQRIQSVLRAKETKYVVLNVERANLDRVLALLPGVKSPSVVPLAESEWVAVHTVIPERDFWDRISQLKQAGAQGIVVMPIEKIIL
- a CDS encoding AAA family ATPase, whose product is MSAKGTITNITFIKDNARADQYPYDLPFFKNTDTLRIHPHVNFMVGDNGSGKSTLLEAIAVACGFNPEGGTRNFNFTTRASHSPLHEKLRITRDTEQLNDGYFLRAESFFNVASKIDYLDIDEPGAAAGPKVIASYGGKSLHERSHGESFWALFTNRFSGKGLYILDEPEAALSPARQLEMLGLMHALVLKGAQFIIATHSPIIVSYPHARVFEMDAEGIHVTTYNRTQLFRTYQHFFADPSGLVDDILSQHLPQDR
- a CDS encoding PAS domain S-box protein — protein: MRSGALRIALIYTFLGVIWIALSDELLAFLGKEMSARTMFLISSSKGIIFVLLTGLLIWKLVHDHTLRLSEREKQYRDMYQGNPLPMWIYDIKTLRIVSVNRSAIENYGYTEEQFLSMTILDIRPEEFREVVKARVASVSTEVRRSGAWVHRKANGTLTYVNVSSQKVNYNNEMHVMVIAQDIDAHVTFEQRLKKLNLDLREKQIKLSETQKIAKVAGWEFYPAEMEMVWSEELYTLTGHQPVDKADVFKFYLQMVHPDDRADVEHALDQAIANAGELDITHRIIDGVGRVRYVRQMARSEQMVDVSIKMTGTMQDITDLTELELEHNRIKYTLEDTLNTLNDAFFTLDHDLVITKVNPRFEEETGMKKADIVGKRFAEVINGSIESGTLGRFKKVLDERRSTKFEVKSVALGKWLCVSAYPTQEGVLAYFEDITEEKQKDIRLKEALERYDIVSKATNDVIYDHDIRNDHIIYNTSLSQLVNYDKNSIAHDLKWWRSLIHPDDVGRVVKSQEKVLANKETNWWCEYRIHRGDGTYKYVYDQGYFIYDEHQEPIRLIGAIKDIDDLKRSDEENKRLAEIITKVNNMVVVMDTDNRITWVNKAFEDHIQRKLDDLAGFKTIDILRSMQVSEEALNVIAERKSRFESFMIQVQHRLPDQRQQWLEIEYTPLFKNDGTHAGYIAVYQNITERKEKEEHVIHQNKTLQEIAWLSSHEVRRPVASILGLIHLAKDANSVQEKEEIMGMINVCAEELDKIVHVITDRVNEESDLATSKE
- the hisD gene encoding histidinol dehydrogenase, which encodes MLKTYNYADLGAADIAALVQRNVDPANEIRTVVETIIANVQQNGDNALLAYAQQFDKVKLDKLYLDKAELAEIATALLPEQRTALEVAYQNIWKFHESQLKTEDKVETTPGVTCWRELRPIEKVGLYIPGGTAVLPSTFLMLGIPARIAGCKQIVVCSPPGQNGKVNAFIAYVAQLLDIDRIYLAGGAQAIAAMAYGTLSITKVDKIFGPGNQFVTKAKTIIQSTTVTAIDMPAGPSEVLVIADETSTPAYIAADLLAQAEHGIDSQSVLVATNAEVVEQTIAELEKQLPVLPRAEIAAQAIANSYALIVNDLKKAVAFSDLYAPEHLILATDNWQQITGDIVNAGSVFLGNQTPESVGDYASGTNHTLPTSGYARAYSGVSVDSFVKKITFQHLTPEGLQNIGPHVEILADLEGLHAHRNAVAVRTQQ
- the gltB gene encoding glutamate synthase large subunit, with translation MDQTESEQKGLYRPEFEHDSCGTGFIVNINGNKSHQTIHDALTMLENMEHRGACGCDPLSGDGAGILIQLPHEFLMEECSDIEVSLPQLGDYGVGMIFFPKDSTLKKACRNAIYAAAEKLGITVLGFRKVPVNSDVIGETARSAEPDVEQLFVLKPHHILNAEDFERKLYVLRRYINKTVNETLPAVGDNFYFTSFSCKTIVYKGQVTTYQVRQYYPDLVDPRVASGFALIHSRFSTNTFPSWKLAQPFRLIAHNGEINTLTSNLNWFYSSVKSLASNYFSREEMEMLLPVIDNNQSDSACLDNIIEILQHSGRSLPHVMMMLIPEAWDGNEQMDPLKKAFYEYHATIMQPWDGPAAISFTDGKLVGALLDRNGLRPLRYTVTKDGRVIAASETGVLAIDDSNVESKGRLQPGKMLLIDTEKHKIITDDEIKREMSTRQPYDRWLENYKIKLEDLSEPRVTFSSLSPESVYRYQQVFGYTREDVDGIIKPMATDAQEPIGSMGTDVPLAVLSDKPQHLSSYFKQFFAQVTNPPIDPIRERLVMSLATFIGNNGNLLDEDKMHCHCVALKHPILRNHQLEKLRSIDTGLFHAKTLQTYFKADGQPGSLQKGIERLCRYAEDAVDDGFEVLILSDRALDSEHAAIPSLLAVSAVHHHLVKIGRRGSVGLVAEVGDAWEVHHFACLLAFGATAVNPYLALSTIETLKNGGAIDKDADIKTLQKNYVKAINYGLLKIFSKMGISTLQSYHGSQQFEILGLNKEVVDRYFSGAVTRIGGLGLDEIAREALTKHKFGFSTSKGEVKLLPEGGIYQWKRRGEAHLFNPQTVHLLQHATSTNNFEVYKNYARLVNEQTEKHYTIRGLLDFTHHREAISIDEVESAESIMKRFATGAMSFGSISHEAHSTLAIAMNRIGGKSNTGEGGEDEMRYERLPNGDSMRSAIKQIASARFGVTSNYLTNADELQIKMAQGAKPGEGGQLPGHKVDAWIAKTRHSTPGVGLISPPPHHDIYSIEDLAQLIFDLKNANRAARINVKLVSKAGVGTIAAGVAKAHADVVLIAGYDGGTGASPISSIKHAGLPWELGLAEAHQTLVRSKLRSRVVVQADGQMKTGRDLVIAALLGAEEWGVATAALVASGCIMMRKCHLNTCPVGVATQDPDLRRLFSGKPEHVVNLFRFLAEDMREIMAELGFRTINEMVGRVQFLRVKDNIQSWKAKKVDLSGILHPVTNAKGNTLYNSEKQDHGMDSIIDWKLLETAQPALEDKTPVFASFELKNTDRTVGTLLSNEISKRYGSAGLPENTINYKFTGSAGQSFGAFAAKGIAFELEGEANDYVGKGLSGAQLAIYPKADAPFVPEDNIIIGNVAVYGATSGELFVRGMAGERFAVRNSGATVVVEGVGDHGCEYMTGGRALILGRTGRNFAAGMSGGIAWIYDPEQRFAANCNTEMVDLDPLSSEDEEQITALLKKHVNLTQSKVAQQLLNNWASASSSFVKVFPKEYKRVLSKKEFETVS